Proteins found in one Zea mays cultivar B73 chromosome 1, Zm-B73-REFERENCE-NAM-5.0, whole genome shotgun sequence genomic segment:
- the LOC100194062 gene encoding uncharacterized protein LOC100194062 — protein sequence MQPPSMVENGSFNAFNRPPRLNSPLRDSLLLPAIKRACQSSFPKPQHSISALLLAHACTASIIVFCTPRALLPLLTAHTQQSCCHSRSLACSSSASVHSAKTRPIAPCRSSALRCWCSFLCFPAAPSAVADLDAVLPLSCSTLLREADCVVEDPNSCEDDPQDTFEQEGDAGDFDGDFIDDEF from the exons ATGCAGCCGCCATCAATGGTTGAAAACGGAAGCTTCAATGCGTTCAATCGGCCGCCACGACTTAATTCTCCCCTCCGTGATTCTCTCCTTCTCCCAGCTATAAAGCGTGCTTGCCAGTCCTCATTTCCAAAGCCCCAACACTCAATCTCTGCTCTCCTCCTTGCACACGCTTGCACAGCCTCTATCATCGTGTTCTGTACGCCGCGAGCTCTGCTCCCCCTGCTCACTGCCCACACACAACAATCGTGCTGCCACTCACGGTCGTTAGCTTGTTCGAGCTCTGCTTCCGTGCACAGCGCGAAGACGAGACCTATTGCCCCTTGTCGGAGCTCCGCCCTTCGCTGCTGGTGCTCCTTCCTCTGCTTCCCTGCAGCGCCGTCCGCCGTCGCCGATCTCGACGCCGTTCTTCCCCTCTCCTGTTCGACATTGCTGCGAG AAGCTGATTGTGTGGTAGAGGATCCGAATTCATGTGAGGACGATCCGCAGgatacttttgagcaag agggtgatgctggagactttgatggagattttatcgacgacgaattctaa